Part of the Lotus japonicus ecotype B-129 chromosome 6, LjGifu_v1.2 genome, TCCCCGCTTTCGCCATGATTCTGATCGTCGCCGTGCTGGCGGAAATCTCCGTCGACTACCTCATGCGGTTCACGCATTCCGGCGAAACCAAGACCTACGCCGGCGTCATGAGGGAGGCGTTTGGGCCGCCCGGAGCTTTAGCCGCGCAAGTTTGTGTTATAATCACCAACCTTGGGGGTTTAATTCTCTACCTAATCATCATCGGTGAGAATCGATTCTGCTCTTTGTTGTCTTCTTTCTTATGAAATCATCAAATTAGAGAGCAAATATGAACAATTTTTCTGTTTAATTTTGGTTACTTGTTGCTATTTTATGAAAATTCTAATTTGGGATTTTCAGCCAAACCCCAGTTTGAGTGTTTGCATAGTTAAGCTTGATTCTTTACATGAAAGGGAAACTTATTATAATGATAGATTACTTCACTTTTActtgattatttttttaatttttagttgGTTACTTATTATTGAAAATTCCATTCAATTCCAGGTTGAGGTGAATTTTGGTTAGTTAAGTTTGGTTATTTTCATCATGGTTGTTTATTGTTTGATTTAATGTGATGGAAGAACAGGGGATGTGCTATCTGGGAATCATAGCGGAGATGAAGTGCACTTGGGCATTTTGCAACAGTGGTTTGGAATTCACTGGTGGAATTCCCGGGAATTCGCCATGTTTGTCACCTTGGTCTTGGTTATGCTTCCGTTGGTCTTGTTCCGACGTGTAGGTTAGTGTTAACTGTTAAATACCTTGGGTTGTAACATGCTttgtttcattttcaaattgaagatatTCAATGGTATATTATGTGTTATTACGTGTATTGTTTCGTTTTGAAATTGGAGATTCAATGGCATAGACTCATGGATAGGGGTTTTTTTCTTGGTGTTGCAAAATTTGCCAGAGTCCTTGAAGTACAGCTCTGCAGTATCAACTTTTCTTGCAGTGGCATTTGTTGGCATATGTTGTGGATTGGCTATTATTGCTATGGTGCAAGGAAAAACACAGACTCCTAGATTGTTCCCTCAGTTAGACTACCAAACCTCCTTCTTTGATCTCTTCACTGCAGTTCCTGTTGTAGTCACAGCCTTCACATTTCATTTTAATGGTACTGAATTTTTGTTAGACCCGACCCCATTTGTATACAAATCAGAAAGTTTGAAAATGGAAAACTAACACATTCTGAGGCACTTATTgtgtttgtttttctgttttcattctTTCTGGCTTTAGTTGGTGGATTTGCTCCTTCTATTCAGGGACTGCCTAGATAATTTTTGTGATGACAATTGGTTATACTTGCAGTGCATCCAATTGGGTTTGAGCTTGCCAAGGCATCTGACATGACGCTAGCAGTTCGATTAGCATTAATGCTTTGTGCTGTTATCTACTTTGTGATTGGACTATTTGGGTACTTGTTATTTGGGGATTCAACTCAATCAGACATTCTCATCAATTTTGACCAGAGTGCTGATTCTGCAGTTGGTTCCTTTCTCAATAGCTTAATCCGTGTAAGCTATGCACTCCATATAATGCTGGTATTCCCTCTAGTGAACTTCTCCTTGAGGGCCAATCTTGATGAAATCCTATTCCCCAAGAAGCCTCTGCTAGCCACAGACAACAAAAGATTTGTGATCCTCACTCTGGTGGTGCTAGCCTTCTCCTACCTTGCTTCTATAGCAATCCCAGATATTTggtatttctttcagtttttggGTTCATCATCTGCAGTTTGCCTTGCCTTCATTTTTCCGGGCATGATTGTTTTAAGGTAATCTATCTTCCATGGCTATAATCTTGTTAAAAATGTAttaataagtaaaataataaaTGTGTTTGGATTTCTATTACCCTAAAAAGAACTATTTTCAATCTATGGTGAGAGGTGGAGTTAAAGATGCTTTAAGTTTTGCTAATAAAAGTTATGTTGTAGAGAAGAAGCGTGCTCGTCCTTGACAGAGCCTCTTCTACGATTCCTTAAGAAAATATTTCTTTATGGATTTTATTCAATTCTGAAATTTCTTTCAAGGGTTGAGTACAAGCAAATAGGGAAACTAGAATCTTATCTAATTAAAAAGATCCTATATCTAATAAGATAAGAAACAATCAAATCTTATCTAGTAAAGAAAAACATTCAAATCATtactaataaaaatataataattccTAACTAATaaagatataaaaataaaaattgaaatatgcTAAATTAACCTAACTAATCAAATCTGCCTGAAATCAGCATCCATATCAGGTTCCtaattttctttgttgtttACAATGACAGGGATGCATATTGTATATCAACAAGAAGGGACAAAATTGTAGCACTGGTTATGATAATACTAGCTGTAGTGACAAGTGTGATTGCCATTTCCACCAACATATACAATGCTTTTAGCAGCAAGTCATAAAGTTGGTACTCTcattagcatgtttggataacttctcttttctctcttcagAAATGAATTAATTCTGGCATCCAGAAGCCACGTACAGAAGCTTctttccagaattgattttggctcgTAATCAATTCGAGcaggatttccaaacatacacTCTTCCTTTTGTAGGAAGATTTATTAGGGGAGGGGGCGTGAAAGGAAGGAAAGACATTTCCAGGCGCATTTGTTTGCTTTGGCGCTTGTGTTGCACTGTATTTTTTTGGATGTCTTGTTTGTTGTAAAATTCATATATCTTGAACAGAATTGCTATGTAAAATATCAAATCAAAGCAATGAAATCCACATGTCCATTTCAAGGGTGACAGTGTGGGCTACCATATCTTGCAAGAGTGTGCCGTGCAAGGATCATAACATTAGTTACGTGTGTGAACGTATTTATTATATGAATGACATAATGAATAGAATAGCATTTGGCTGATTAGTCATCTAGAATAGAATACCATTTGGCTGATAGGTCATCTTTTTTGAATCATTTCCCAAGTCATGATCGTTAATTAGTTTTGCAGGTTCTTTAAATACACTTATCCAGAAGAATAATATTTGGACCACAACTAGTGTATGATAGTGATTATAGAACATAATTATAGATGTTGGATTCAACTTCTGGTCTAGTGTACGCAGTTTAGATGTTTAGTCATTATTGTTCtcgaaaaaaatatttgttaatACTTGATACAGATTGTAATAATTTTCTGGTTGGGTCTACACTGTTGAAGACAAgaattatgattttaaatataataaaatgcaGAAATCCATCAATAATTGTAATAGCTCTATATGATAAGATTTGATTTTGCATTGGCACATACTTCAACGCAGCTGAATGGAAGGATTTGGATCTCTACGGTCTCCTGCCTCTGCAACACCTAAAATAATTCATCAAaattaattgttaaacttttttAATCAATTACTTTTTCCATGCAACAATTTTGACCATTTAAAATCAAATCAATGGTCAAGACACATGAGAGAGCTGCTCCAGATGATCCACTTTCGAATTAGAAATCTATACTTTTATACATTATATGGGAACGTCAGATGTAGACTCATATTtaggtggattttttttttgtcagcaactagaagtttttttttataggatgctagttgttaattgttagtaagttagtttCTTCGCCAGAATTTAAACTCTGACTCTTCACACTGCAAATCTTTTTATTTCCCTTAactcaccaagtgagctactCTTCCCCCTCTAGCAACTTGAAGTGAGACGAGCTTACTCGTGATCCAACTCATTTTATGATCAataaagtatttttttaatataataatagCATCAAgagtttgtttttttattaatgaaacGTTGTTTTGTATAAATTTTACTGTGATACAttggaattttaatttttttcctcacacttttgtatttttttcaattttttcttttttgaataaAAGAGCCCCAGGTAACCTAATATACCAACTCGCAATGAGTTGGGTTGGGCTAAATTATGATTTTAAAGGCTTAATGGAGAAGTGAGATAACTTTGTTCAACTCACTTTTCTTTTAACTCGTGAATCGTGATGAGCTAGCTGAAATAAAATGGAGGGTTTCATTTTAACTAGTCTACTTCCTTTTCACCTTGAAGGTTCCACTTTAAAATATAAACgtaattttaatatttgattgaagTCACTATTATCTTAGTATTTTATCATGTATTGTGTTATCCTTTAAGGTACGTGAGAAGCCAAATTTATAAAAGCGTGTCATGTAGTATTACTTTATTAAGTGAAGATGCAGAGACAAAATTTGATATAATCcacaaaataaaaatccaaaatgATATATTACAAACTGTCTATATGATATTTTCATCTAAAGCAATCATACACGCTCAttggaagagtttatttgagtaTATCTTAAATAAACTAAGACTTAGTATTGAGCTCAGACTTAATCACTACAAAaaaacgtgtttttagtggcacAATATTTGTGGCATTTACAAAAAAATGCCACAAACTTATATTACTCTGGCATTTAAGGGGAATGCCACTAATTTAAAAACGCATTCCTAGCTAATTAGCAGCAATTTGGTAGTAATTTATTGAAGCTTATATTACTCTGGCATTTAAGTAGAATGTCACTAATTTAAAAACGTATTCCTAGCTAATTAGCAGCTATTTGGTAGCAATTTTCTGAAGTGGCACTTAACTCAAATGCCACAAATAacccttttcaattttaatattaatttttttttaactttcacTCACACAATTTCAGATTTttaaaccaaaaagaaaaaagaaaagtctCTTTCAGCTTTTCTTCCGATTCATCGTCGTCCTCAGTCATGATCACCACATCGCACCAGAGCGACCACAAAACAAAAATTCCAATCCTATCCCCATGTTTCAATCGCATTCATCATCCCCAATCCACTGAACCCTATTCAAAGCAGCCATTGACGATCGCTCACCAACATCACCATCCTCATCTCTCAATTCTGATGCTGTCGATGTTGCTGTGAacaatcagaagaagaagaagaaacaacaacgatgacttcttcttcttcttcgggcACGATCAACATCGCTGCAAGTGCTCAGAAACTCGATGTCGATAACCGAATCGCTCTCTGTTTCTACTTCCGGATCGCCGATAACATCCTCCGTCAAGCTCTATCACCACATCGCATCAGAGCAACCATCGCTCCATCTCCATCGCAGCCACACTCCACCGCAAGCAGCTGTGCTTCCAGATCCAGCAAATTCTCCTTGTTCACGATACTCACCGGAGAAGAAACCCTAGATCCGCGATGCTACATGTCCGACACCTCCATAATTCCACTCCGGCTACCACCAGGTGGCGCAACAAGCTCGAGAGGTCGCGTTTCTTGCCTTTCTTCTTCTGATTCGATCTTGTTTCTTACCCGCAGGTACACTGAATTGGAAATTGCGGTGTCGGAGATAGGAATTGTAGGGCTGAACGCGGAGAATTTAGGGATTGGAGGTGTTTGGGTTGACAGTGATCCTATACTACCCGCATCAACCTCAGTAGTTGGAGGATGGATGAAGGTATTGCTCCTGGAATCGACTCTGGTTCTCATACGTATGCCAGGTGTTTGATGAAATTACTGCTTCTTGTCACACATCAATACTAACTAACAATCTTTTGGACAAGTATGAAAGGCGTAGTTGGTTGAATGCATAGCTAACTTTACAGTGAAACTGGTTTTGTCATCCATCCCCCAAGTACCTTCCATCTTTTGTTATTAATATGATTTTAATGTatgattttatatatatattatctaAATCCATCACTAACTCAATTATCTTTTAGCTAGCTGTTGTTTTTTGTGTATCTAGTTCTGTGTAGTAGTTTTGATATTTCCTTACAAAAGTTCCTGAGGGAGAAATGAAACAACAGGTGCAGGCAATGCAGTGACTAGTCAGTCACTGAATTAGACCCAGATTGGGTAGTGGTACTGGCAGAGCCTGAGTTCAGTTTAGAACCACTATGTTACTCCTATCTCACAGCTAGCTCTTGCTATGAGATTATTGATGTGTTTGGATAAGTATTAATATAAAGTTCATCTTGAatgatttttataaaatttacttTGATTAGTATTGAATAGAATactaatttataaaatttacttTGATTGGTTTTCAGCAGGTTGATAAGGGATATTGAAAGTGACTCAGTCTTGAGGCTCAATCACTAGAGGTGTGTAATCTTGTTCCTGCACTCAGTCCATTTTTTATATGATCATGTTTTTTAACCCCACACACAATTCATTCATTTTGCTAAGCAAATTAAAGGAGGTGGGTAGGGGGGTCTGGGGGCCTGCCTAGTGAGGATCAAGTAGCTTTAAAAGAAAAATCTCAAAAGGTAATCCAGCTTTTATAGGAACTGAAATGAAGTGACATGAAAATCACTACATTATTGACTGAAGCTAGTTATAGGATTGAATTTCAGTAAGTTCAATTCAATCATAGTGTGAGTGATTTGGCTTTATCTATTCAATTTTGGTTTTAAGATCAATTATATTATAAGTTATGGTGGATGTTCTACAACATGTTTGAATACACAGAAGATTTTCATGATGGAAGGGTAATTGATTTTAGGAGAAATTGCTCCTTACAACTTTAGTGGTAGCATAATTGATTTCGTAAGATCTAAACGTGAATTCAAACATGCTGATAAAGTAAGTTTCCACGTTAGGAGAAGAAGTACTTCTAACTTCTGAGAGTAGCTTTTGAGAAAGGAAAAatgattttgatagtttttaacATAAAACCAAACATGCTGATTATTGCACATGAACTGCTTGAGGGCTGGGCTTGCTATTGAACAATATTAAATTATGATTATGAACACAACATTACTGAGAAAGAGAACAAAGTGGTTTCATAAATAAGTGGACTAGCATTTAATATATACAAGGAGGTCTTTTTAGTTTAAGAGAGCTCAATTTTCTCAAGGGAAACTATGAAAAACCCATGTAAGACAAGCTTGATTAGTAAGGCTTAcaagagaagaaacacaaatTGGCCCATGGGTTAGTTAGGCCTTGTCAGTTAAAGCAGGCCTTGTAAAACTGTCAAGAGTAGTTAGTTAAAGCAGGCCTTATCGCTAGAATGGAGGCTGTAATAGAGGGAATTAGATGGTTAAGGATTTGAGGAGGGACAGACTGGTTCTCATTCTCATATCCTAGAAGAGAGACAGCTTCATTGATTTAACTAAGGTTATATGTTGGAGTTTTTAATGAGTACAAATGTTGATTTCGTgtggttttaatttttaaggacaATGCCAATGCTAATGATGAACCGGTTGAAACTGCTGATCATGCAAAGGGATTTCACTAATGTTAGTGAGGTTAGTCATGTTTGCTACTCTACTTTGGAAATTTAGTTTTTGAATGCTGAATGTTTTCATTTCTGTTTCTCATTGAAGTGATTACTTGATTGGGTCCTTGCTTCCACAACTGTTCTGTCATCCACATTTGTTTTAGCATTTTGTTTAACTGTAGTTGCTGTTTGGGACTTGAGAAATTTTATGTGGGTTTTCCCCcttttttgattcaaaaaagaCTTGATAATTCAGTGATCTTTTCATCTGTAGAGAATTAATGTTTGGTCTGAAACTTAAATGGCACTGCTGTAACTAGATTTATGTGTGCAATTAATGGAAGAACTTCATGTTTTATAAAGCATTGTACTTCCAATTTTGTTGAACCCTTTAACTCTGATTTGTACGTGAATCTATTTCCATCTTAATTTTGATTTCCTTTTAGATAATTCATACTTTCAGATTATTATATTGACTTATGGTTTATTAGTTTCAGCTACTGATTAGAAATTTGACAAATGTGTACCCTTTTCATTGCAGGGTCAATTGATGACAATATAGATACAATGAGGCATATATGTAGTTTGTGGCATTTAAAAATATGCCAGTTTCAATTTGTGGCATTTAGAAGATGCCAGAAGCATTTGTGGCATACAAAAACCGGCATTTAAGCAAAAAATGCCACAAAACAGTTGTGGCACCTGTAATAGAGGCACTTAAAGGTGAATGCCACTAATCACACTTGGGGCATTTAATAAATGCCACAACTTAACAATATCAATGCcactaaaaatacatttttttgtagtgaaATAGACTATATAGTCCAAACTAAAGGGACCAAAAATGTAATTAAAAAGGTTTGTAACGAtttatatgttaattttttttcttcggaaaataatgtaaaacaaaataaaactaaGGCGCAAACAAAATGACTTTCAACAGAAAAGTCTTCAAGTCAAGCTGAGGAACATCTATGAAACAAATACTAAGAGGAGGCACACGAGCACCCAATCTAGTTGGATAATTTGCAGGAGCATTGCAATCTCGTTACACCAGCTTAAGACACtttcgaaaagaaaaaaaaaagagcttaAGACTAATATTCCAATTCTTCCCAAGCAGTTGATTAATGTCATTAATCACTAGGAGAAATCTCACATTCCAGATCCTTAAGGAGACAATTAAATTTGCGCAGTCAGTGTCACATAAAACATTTCGACATGTAGCCCCTTGATAAGGGAGAGGACGTCACGCAAAGTACAcgtacttttttttattaaactttGGTCCATGGAtgaactctcattctttcttttttataaaggcaTGTAACCTACTCCAACAAGATAAAAAGCTAAAACATGAAAACTGGGAAGGGTGCATGAGCCACTTGCTCCAACCTgagaaaaataaacatgtaCGTCCGTGCCTAAATGACCATGTGGTCCACTTCATTAGAAAAACACACATATTCACTAACTGAATCACGCCCATTATGGAATCCCTATCACCAACTTTTCTCTACCATCCCCAAAGATTGGTTAGGCATATATAGGTGACATGCTTAAGCAGACAACAGATATATATTCTTTACTTGTGTTATCTCAAAGCAAGACACTTATAAAGCATTCCCAATTGATAGGGACCAGATTGTTCATATATACTAATACCACCGTCCAAGCAAGGTTGTGCTTAATTTTTTAAAGAGGCGATTAAAATGTATGCAAAATTTCATCCCATTCTTGGAGAATTAGGGTGACCTAGATATGCAAATTTTGAGTCTATTGGGCCTACCTAATGACATGATTACATGTTAAAAAGATGAACAGACAGCACACTATAGACCACTCTCATATTTTGTGGTGGTTTTTCATGGGCTCGATGTGCATTTATGCTGTTGGTTTGGCATATACAAGCTGGCTTCTCAACCCATTGTGGTTTGCCGACAAAAATATAAACCCATTGTAGCTTATGGTTCTGTTAGGCATATTTGCTTATATATATGCTAGACAGTTCAAAGACtggtgatttaattttttttcctctgcTAGGGCACAAGAATCGTGAGCAGCGGCCACCTCCCTTTGGGGGTCTCCTCCCCCATTGGGGGGTTCCTTCTCCTCTAGGGAGATCTTTCTTCTACTTTGTAGATGTTCCCTCCCACAATAGGTGGGGTCTTCTTCCACTTTAAGGTGGATTTTCTTCCACTTTAGGTGGATTTTctacccaaataagtgggttttgttcttcctttcatCTCTGTTTTCCTTCCTCTACTTCCAACACGCCATCTGCTGCTACCAACGCCGTCCACCGTTCCCCACCTCCGGCGGCGAGGCCACCATTACCTGCCACCACCGTGACCATTTTCTCCCTCCACTGTAACCCCTGCCGCCCTTGTGACGAGCTCCTACCACCGCCTCCCCTCCTCACTCGTAGCTATCAGATCTGGCTCACCACTACTCCTGCAATCTTCTCCGCCACCTCCGCCCTGTCTCCGCCTCATCTCCGCCGCTGTGCCTCGTCGTTGCTATCGTTGTAAAGACCGCTGCTTCCACTACCACCCCATCGTCTCCTTCCTTTTCCATTCTCAGCTATGCTAGCTGTTGGTTGTTGTGGAATCTTCAAAGGTCTTCCTTTTCTCCCCAGGTTCTCAGATCTGCCAGTTTGACCCCAGTTGGTGTGGCTGATGCTAAGCGTCCTTGAAAGCCCACGGTGTGTAGCCCCGGCAGAGTCGGTTGTGTTGTATTTTTGGAAGCGCCATTTGTAAAAGATGATTAAAATCGCTTAGAAGTCGCTTGGTTTATTTCTGTTAATTTTTGGGGTTTTTAGGGGCCTTTGTATGACCTTTAGGGTTTTGCATCATGGTTTAGCTGGGATGTTTCAGCTTGTTATTTGAGTGAGCATGCTTGTTCCTCACTTTCTTATGTATTTGCATTGCGTAACTCTCCTTGAGAGTTATTCTCACATGATGTAAGTGCCGCTTTGTAACCTTTTCGGTATTTATTCCAAAcacctttgaccaaaaaaaaatgctaAAAATTATTATGTACACCCGTTTAATATTGAACTAGTTGAATTACCCGTGCGAggcacgggtgacttttgttataTGTTGTTTTATTAGCTTTTAAGTTTAATGTCTAAAGTCTTGTAGTGGAAATTGTGTTTAGTTATAgcgttttaaattaattatgttgTCCAAGTGGAATTACCCATGTAAGGCACGGGTTAGTTGTGtttaataaaattgttaatctAAATGTTGTGTTAcactatatatgtttttttttagtaaatacATCTTAACCATTGTTTTAAATATATGTgttttgaacatttttttttaaaaaaaaaattcaatgtgTTTTAATCTACCGTCATTTGTTTgtccttattttctttttcatattgttttagttttttataattaaaaaaattaattttagtcaaCTTTTCAAGTCAATCTTATAATAATTCTGTTGACTCGTCAAATATTCTTTCCCACCACAGACCTATTCCTCCGAAAAGTCGCTCACCCAGCTTTCATTCtatttttacacaatcatttctttctcattctccaAGAACCTCTTTCtctaataaaaattgaaaatagatgtaatgttaaaaaaaaaaaaaaattaatgaaatggATTTATAAGAGGGTTCGCATAGGCCTCAAGTATccattcatgtttttttttaatttatatttctcTATTAATTTACtcttgaaaataaaattgaagcaACATTACTCAAAGAGAAATAAAGTGTGTTAATTTTCTTATGTTT contains:
- the LOC130723329 gene encoding amino acid transporter AVT6C-like, which codes for MSPSAGVHVPLLPGSKPAAPTASVSGAVFNVANSIVGAGIMSIPALLKVLGVIPAFAMILIVAVLAEISVDYLMRFTHSGETKTYAGVMREAFGPPGALAAQVCVIITNLGGLILYLIIIGDVLSGNHSGDEVHLGILQQWFGIHWWNSREFAMFVTLVLVMLPLVLFRRVESLKYSSAVSTFLAVAFVGICCGLAIIAMVQGKTQTPRLFPQLDYQTSFFDLFTAVPVVVTAFTFHFNVHPIGFELAKASDMTLAVRLALMLCAVIYFVIGLFGYLLFGDSTQSDILINFDQSADSAVGSFLNSLIRVSYALHIMLVFPLVNFSLRANLDEILFPKKPLLATDNKRFVILTLVVLAFSYLASIAIPDIWYFFQFLGSSSAVCLAFIFPGMIVLRDAYCISTRRDKIVALVMIILAVVTSVIAISTNIYNAFSSKS